The DNA sequence tttcaaaaagaagaatttctgaattttgtttttgttatacaatgtttttaaaataaaaatgaatggtaATCAAGTTTTAGaagaataatttttcaaacaaacccGTTCCTAAAATTGAACAATCCTTCAAGAAGTTTTGAATAAGAAATATAATTCTTTCAAAAGTCGACATTTACTTTGTATTCTAAGGAGCACCTGTAAGTTTTTGTTctttgattttaaagtaaagttgaaataaaaattaccaacaagtacgtcaaaagataaaaatgtcttttacttttatttcttatcagcacttttattttttaggaacAATTATGTACACATCATTACTActtactataaaaagaaaaagtaaaaagtcgagatacttttattttcatcttATAAGTTAGCAAATAGAAAATTATAGCGTGATTATAAATACAaacttattcataaaaaatgatTCACTGATTTTTGAAAGCTCCTCGGaacattattttacattaaaaaagcgaCCGTTTGAACGATAATAAAATGTATCAGTATGttactttcaaatataaatacAGGATATcagtattttaattcaaaaagtaagagattttaaatcaatttttattcaaGATAATTCTTTTGTTCATTACTTATTGACGCTTAGTATGTACCTATTTCGTTTTGCTGTTTTCATTTTCTGAAACCAAAGATAATACATTACGCTTTAATGAACAACGTTTATTAAAATCTCAACTCATGCAATAAGGTAAAAATTTCCAACCATTCGTTCCTTGATTacaaatattttggcataaatttgTTATGACTTAACTTGTGAAATTatctgaaaataattatttctactGTTCGCAAGTCAAACAAAAGAATTCTGAACGCTTTTTATGTCTGGAACATTTGTCTCTCTTAATTGTTTCCTTTTCTGGGTCCGCCCAGGTCTCAGGTCGGAAACAAATCGTTTAAACgtctaatttaattaatcatcaTAAAGGTTATATAAAGCAGTGACAATGGAATGTTTGTTTAGATGCAAGACATTGAGACGCTTGACATACCGCCAAAAGAAAAAGTACAGATATTgttacctaaaatatttttaccttcaaAACCTTTCTTTGTATCACATTTGTTAGCACATATTTCACTTGAATCACTGTATATGTATTCAGGATAAACTGTTTTGACTTTGTTATGTAAAAAGAGCTGTTGCAAAATTTCCCAAGTTTTCTTTCAATTTCCAGGTACATAAGCTTgaatttgtttgttttctttttattgaacaggttaaaggttttttaaagatttacacTTTCAAGTGAATCAACAGTACACAAAAATAGAATGTGGTATTCTTTTATATTACATTGTACTTTTAGacttattttaaaagcatttttcgaCTTTTCGAATTTGTTTGAAGTACCTTTTATCGCCCACTTGAACCTACTGAATAATCTCAAGAAATGAATAAGAGAGATGTATTCAAAACTAATGTATATTTGCGAAGTCAAAAACTTACTTTAGTTTTCTCTATTCCAAGTTATATTAAATAGCAATGAGTTTCAAATCCCTTAAGTTATTTTCTGATTAGTTTGCCAATTAGTCTACAGAATTTTCAAGAGTTTAGTATACCGTTTTTTCTTGCATTCAACCTTAAAGTTATTTATCAGGTATCCTTCTCTAGTTCAAAATGTACTAGTATGTTAAATCTTCACGGTAATTCTACCACTAAACATGACTTTCGTGGCTATTGCTTTTGTTTAGTGTAGATTCTCCTGAGGAGCGTATCAAGGTGTTATTTTGAGTCATTCCATAATTATCACTGTGGGAACTGCGATTCGAGACGAGGGCAGAACTTGCCTTTGCAATCACCCATCCTACCCTAACCATTTCACGACGTATATTACTGTTCAACCACCCGTATAATATAGGATTGGTGACGGAAGATGACATGGCAGTCATGTGACACACAGCAAAAGCCAGGTAAAGTTCTTTTGGACCCAGAAGATTCGGATTGAATTCTGCTAGGAGATTGAGTCCGTTCCAGGGCAACCAGCTAATCGTGAAGACTATCGAGATGTTGAGGAGGACCATTGTGGCTCGAGTATTTCTGCGCAAATCTCGTTTTAGTTTTTCATGATTCACAGATATGTTGGGTGTTTCGCAGGTTTTGCTGCTGTCGTCTTGGGAAACGCGGGCGTTCAAATGAGACCTGATGTTCATGTGGGTAATGAGTAGGGTGATAGCTGGGATAACGAACTGAATCACGAGGGTCAGCACTGTGTAGACGCCTTTGGATTCAGCACTTGGCCACATCTCGATGcatttgtagtaaaaatgtagTCCTGGAAGTCCCACGGGGACAGTTCCCTGAAAGATACATATGGGCACGGAAAAAACGAAAGCTGTTATCCATATGATGACCGTGCTCAAAAGCATTTCTCTTTTCCCCCCTTTTGGACTTTGAGGGTTGAAACTCAAAATGGCATTGTAACGGTCAACAGCGATGGCGAGTACAGTTCCAGCAGATACGAATATCGTTGACGCCTGCACAAAAGGAACCATCTTGCAAAGGAACGCACCGAGGAACCAGCTTCTTCTGATGATTACTAGCAGAGTAAACGGCATGCAAAACACGCAGAGAATGATGTCAGAAATGTTGAGGTTGATTACCAGGACATTTCTTGAGGATCTAGAAAAAAtagagcaatttaaaaaaaattatttcagaaatgtATAGCATgtccaagaaatatttttatcatttaaacactaataacagaaaataaaatgcagttgattgtaaaactcaaggttttttttttgagcaatcacgattgcttattgttctcacttgactgttttgatgtcctatcattttattttcccaccgccaccctccgcaccatcaccgtcgaccgggtcctcacgatgctgctcctatagcgaaagccgtctccaggttgcatccatgtcctacacacacgcgcgtacatacacaactacacacacacacacacacatacacacaactacccacacattcatgcctgcacacagacacaaacacacatgcctacacacacataccccctacacacaagtacacatacccccacacacaaacacacacgcctacatacacgcactcgtgattgcgaaaaacataatttgaattcaaaatgtcaaaattcaaactatttttttttaacactacttTCAGGGTATCTATACTTGAGTTTAATTTGTATAGAATAACTGAAGGTTTCAGAATAGTTTTTGTATGAAAAAAGAGGTTACAAGAATAAAAAACAGACCCCCTAGAGTAAGGATTGCTAATTTTATCTCATCCTTGATCTAAAGCAATTGATACCTGAGAAACCTTAGATTTCTTTCTTATTTTGCAGCCAACAGCTTTTTTTCTCACTTGTTAGTATTTTTGTTATAATTGCTTAGAATGGTCAAGGTCATTCTTGGACACAATGGGTAAGAAGATCTACACCATACAACTGTCTCAGATGCCCAGTAGAGTATGGCACCTGCTACGGTAATTTACACTTTtcttagaaaattacttttagctGGAACCGACTTTCAATTGAAGGGATGGGGATAGTTAAAACCCAAAAGCTTCAAATAAGATTACTATAAAACATGTATCAAATTAAATATTCCATCTCACCATCATATTTTCTTCTGCACGAGATATGTTGTGCCTAAGTTGCGAAATTTGAACAGATATTCCCTTTTttattactgttaaaaaaaaaaaagacttcacaaTTTTGCTGTtagttatgttttttaatttttttgaaagttttcccataatattatttgaaatatattacgaatgaaaataaatttgttgAATGAAGATTTTTTACCTTTACGGAAGTAATCTATATAACACGTTTTGTATGGAAGTCATAatcaaagaataattaaaattatacatACATGTTTAGCCATAGATTTCCAAACGCTAAGGAAGGTAGTAATTTTAGTAATTATCTTTATGTTAGTTACGTGAGAAAAGTGTAGCAAACGTaactaaaagtattttagtaataaataaataaataaatatggaaaacatttaaattaataagaattttaaaaattaacaacacATTTAAAGTAAAACATAACTTTCTTAATAATatcacattttttaacaaaaaaaaattatatctccTTTCCTTGCAAGAGGAAAATAAGCACTTAATAAAATAAACAGGTAACATAATTTAGAATTTAAGATTTACCGATACAAGTTTTGAGCTTtgtgtttaacatgcagagaggCTTTGTCcactaatattttaaaacctcATTATCTGGACCCAAATTAGTTTTTAGATGAAAGGCTTGGTTTTTCAATAGAGTTGATCAATATTAATTTGAAGAAAGTGAGATAAGTAAGCTTCATAGAAAAAAACTGATCATGTTACGTGAAACTCATtgcttttgtaaaaaatgaagttttggacttgtactttatttttactgtttacgAATAACTCTGCCAGCATTTCTTTGGAAAGTGGcttcttacttttaaaatttttgttaacttaatgtaacgtgtTAAAATATGTTCTTGTAACTATTGTTGCTTGAAGAAGTGGAACAAAGAAAgtgaaaacaaaactttagacTTGTTTTATAGAAATACTATCCTATCTCGAGGAAGGGCGGCTCTTTAAAGATGAATTTTCGTATCTGGAACACAGAATAATTACATGTAGGAAAAACAAACCTTTTAATAGAAACtactttaatcttttttttttttgcagaagtaCTTTTGCGTTATAAGttggagaatgtggggcaaagtgaaacagctgAGATAGCTTacattctttcaaaataaacaaatcgtAAAATTCTTTGtactttttacaataaataaacaaataacaatgttttataatgaaatttgcgTTGGAACGTTATATTTCATTCTTGGCAGTATAtttgaatcttcaaaaaaaaaaaaaaaagtgcacatttttcactatttttttgcATGTGACAGCGTGAaaaaatgagatatttttctaattaagtattttttatttggcttttcaaactatttttcatcaaaagaatgaataaataatgaaacaataaacaaaagaaataatattttaacttatgagaaaaaataaataagtgaatataatagtgaatgaacaagaaaataagtgaatgaatgagtaaaaaagTGAGTTGAGAAATAAAGGAACGTAAATGGATTATTGTAgtaagcatttaaaatatgatgAAGAAGGGCCACAGGTGCCTTTCGTTGATGTTTGAATATTTAAGTGTCTTGTAGTGGGCTGAGTATTATTTgcaataacatatatatatatatataaaattaattcacgaaaataaaagctaaataataatagtaacggCCCTGTTTTTTTCCATTCTACCGTACCTAATAATATCACAAATGAACCTCCATATATAACATATTTTATCAATAACACTGAATATAACATCATCAAGGAATTCTTGGTAACTGaatgttgttaattaaaagcgTAGCCCTTTAGAACCTCTGAAAATTATTCAAGGAAAAACCATACAAATATCAGTATCAATAATCaatacaaaaacatttaaatgcagCGACTAATTTGTGACAGAGGGAGCAGTTCATACTGACCTTATTTTCGCGTTGGTAAGGACGACACTGCAGACCACTAAATTGCAGCATAACCCCATCACCATCAACACAGCGTAGCAAGTGATTATTATCGTTTCGGTACTGTAGCCGAACACCTTGTCGTTAGAAAAGTGTTCATCCAAGACATCCAAGGCTTGGGCGAAACTGAAGTTGAAGCTGAAGTTGAGCTTGATTTCTGTGCCATTAGGACTGAAACTGAAGCTGGACATGACGAAGCGCTGAGTAGAGTTAATCCATTATGATAGCATCCGTCGAGAAGTTTTTGAAATCTTCAAACTGAAGGCTAGACTCTTTGGAATATCTGTTAATGATGAAATATCAAAATTCGagtgaacatttttaaattatgcacataaacataattaataatttcatttaaaatgttagtaaagaAATCATTGGGACGGGACATCTATGTGCAATAGAACCTCGATTAACGCAAAGGTATGCCTTCCCAGATAACTTCGGTTAGTCAAACATCTTTAttaataactagtggcacccgcacgactttgcccgtaatagaaaaattaaaaggtcttttggttcgcctgtatatttaaaaatatagtatggtgaattttctcgtcaactggcttgtacccacgttacagttccacgttatgataatttcgtatctcgccaattggcttgtgcccatgttacggttccacgttatgataaattcgtaatttatgatagtttttttcttaaaattggaataaaaaaagaaccacatcgaattttcgaaaaatcgcttcgaggtgcgcacccccatgctacaaactaactttgtgccaaatttcatgaaaatcggccgaacggtctaagctctatgcgcgtcacagacatctagacatcctgacagagagactttgagctttattattagtaagaagATAAGATAAGAAGaagataaagctgaaaatctgctTCTGGATGTCTGGGTCTCTGTCTCTGTATGCCTGTTatgcgtatagcgcctagaccgttcagcagattttcatgaaatttgtcacagaaTTAATTGGTAGCATAGAggtttttcgaaaactcgatttttttcttttgctattccaattttaagaaaattttaccgatcaCATTATTctgtggacgaataaattaccaagttatcataacgtggaaccataacatatgcgagcaaattaacatagcgaattggcgagaaattcatcatccataatttgtaaatatacaggcgaaccaaatgactttttaattttctactacgggtaaagccgttcAGGTACCGCTAGTTCCAAATAAAAGTGAGTTcttaaaaatggctgccaggagtgtcGCAGAAACTTTAACTTAGGATTTAAACATGTACGCATTAACCAAATGGCTTCTGTATGTGATGGTATCCTAATTATACAAATGTGTTCAAACATACTAAAAAATGCAACGCTAAGTTGATAAGACGTATTAATTTGATATTTATTGTGTTAttaaaaccaaacccagtggcacgacaagacatgagggccaaggcctactgtgcccatctcagtcttcctgaccaagggctctggggtgctaggcagatgttccggttaggtggtcagtcTAACGCGAAAACCCCATGGTTTAGTTCTCAAGCAcgtttggtactcattttatcgacccactgaagggatgaaaggcTGAGATTGTGTTATTAATAATGCAGTAAATTTCACATTTCGttctttaatttaagaaaaaaaaaataactagcaTAGCAGAAATAATTAATCAACATTCGAACTGGATCTACACTAATAATTCAATTTTGATAAGAGTATTCAAAGCAAAGCGAATActcaaaagaatattttacatgccgcataagcAAACGACGTTGAAGCTGTCTattttgttcgtcagagaaatccACCGACCGGGTTTGAACCGGCGCCTTCGGAAATAAGAAACCAAAGCCTAACCACTGCGCCACCTGTTGGTCTAAACATTTACTACGAGCTTGGGGAAAAAATATCAGAGGTGTCATAAACACACAAATAATGTGTTGCACATATAATGTACGATTGACTGTCTTAGATGACCATGAAAAAAAACACAGTTTActtgatttaattaaataaataagtaaaatttaagGAAACCGACATCGGTTAGAAGAATTTCGGATAATCGAAACTTTACTGTATATGCAAATATATAGAAGTAGGGCAGAATAACAACTGAAATTTTAACATTGAAATTGCAAAACTGATACTATCACAATAGTGGAAAAACGCGTATATTTCTGTCAACTGAAGTAACAACTGAAGCTCTTTGGACGGTAATTATCTTTTCCGAAGATGAGTTTACTTGGaaacaaaagtaaaatctgtTAGTAACTTTCGAAAGAAGTTTATCGTAAGATGACGATAGATTAAGTAAATAAGAAAGTgatgctgaagaaaaaaatctgtaaGAAAATATGACATAACTGTCATACAATGTAAAGACATAATTTTGCCAATTTAAAATGCCAAGAAAAAAGCTGCATTGTAAAACATAAAGCCATTAGCAGTTTTTATAATGAtatgtttatgtattttttttacttcatccTTTCTTCGTCAATCAACTGTAATTTTTTCTAgcaaaaaaaccttaaaaaagacTAATCATTTCAGctcttttttatgcatttttccaCTTCATAATGTTATTATTCAATCATGGAAAAACTTGCTTTCACTGAAgtttattctaaaaatatttcgaaaGTTCAACGAACATGATATACTCGTATAAGCAGATGATAGGAAGATGGTGGGACATTTTGGAACcaataaacaaaaagaaaggtGTTGCTTAAAACCGGTTTTACTGCGTACTTGATTCATTGTCCTTCTGCAAGATTTCATCgttttcatgtaatttatttGATACTTCAGATTTAGGTGCATATATTTAGGTACATTTGCTGTTgcataacttttttgaaattcagaaaataccTGGTGTTAGCTTGAGTACGAAGCTGGGGTTGTACCGAACCACGTATTCTCctatctattattttatttaaatttcgtgcaataaaattaataattaccacTGAAATAAGTTCAGGCAGCAGCGTCATTACCGGGAAGGGTGGATCGAGGGCGGTGGTCTACTCCGGGTGATACCCGAAGTGGATTGAagtagttataaaacaaaattaatacatTAACTCTGAAAAGTTTCCCAATATTTCTTAAATTACCTTTAATCtatcaaatttcaacaaaaataaagagcAGTATTGCCGGAGGGGCCTGTTTACTTAGGAAAAATTTAGCATAAAAAGTATTCGTACTTCGTACttgtcttttatttttaacttatggTTTGTAGGCAAAACGACTATAGCGAAAGGAGGGATAGAAAAGGGAAGTTGaactacaaaaaatatctttcatctATGCAGATATCCGTTCTGTCATGACCTTGCGGAACGGACCATTTTGATTTTCTTctgcttctctctctctctctttctctctttttctctttcaatttctgtctctctttctttttctctctttttctctttctctctctctctctcctctctgAGTCGGAGGGACAATTACCGACACCGAAACCAACTCCAACTTCGTAAATTTTAGAGTCTCCGACTGCGTTACTCAAAAAATCACTCCAACGCtgactcttgaaatttaaaaccttccacacccgactccgactccttcacctCAAAAGCAGTATGACTCCGACTCGGACTTCGCGATCCCTTTCATGAAGTGAGTGTTGAATGTATGAGAGCCTTTATTTTCAGCCCATTCTGTttcatattcaattttttgcttcTTGTTAAGTATTAAATGTTATCAAGTCACTATTTTTTATGCGAAACCTCATCGACACTAAAATCCGCTCGTTTCATCATTAAGTTCCTCTCATTAGGAACTGTATCGTCAAGCCGACTCATTAGGAATCATATCCGCAGAATTATAAAGGGTCTCTATTTTCTGATTTTCTACCCATTTTGAAAGGAAAACCCCGTGGCATTTAAACAGATGGAAAATGTAGATTAGATTATGCAGAAGAAATTTTGCTCTGGGTGTTTTAAACTAAATGATTTTTGGATGTTTTAAACTAAATTGTtgaatttacaaaatacattttggaaagGGGGCTTTTAAAGAAAACATGGTTACTAGGTGACAGTACTGAAAATACCGTGTCAGTCAGTTGCCATCTTTAtaacaatttaaaactaaattttgtatcccactctcttaaaaaattccagcgattttaactcagactgagtaaattttcactcctttccagtattgaaaacgcactttccttataggagtgaatttcattccttttgtggagcggttattttcactccttttggataagctaatttcactcccttttgataagtgtttttcactcttttttaagactaaattaatatcctaaatgagtggctgctttccgttttggaaagccgctatttcactcttttttagaataaaataggtaaaatcatttcactctcatttggtgaaattgttttttaaacgtgttttcatgtgcttatactgtatatttgaatttaaaactgttatatcatttgaaaaaaaaaaatagtttttaagttaaaaaaagggaaaaaaaactatttttagtgtttccgaagaggatgcacaaaaactgtatggtaagtacgaagaattttcttttttattaaaactttaactggtaatatttcttgaactactcgtatatcgttacaaatcacccatgtgcaatattacgtacaattcccaatctaaagattgaaataaaattaaaaaacccacacagttccaaataaatagatttaaaattttgaaactctatatttatattctcggtgtgccttttaacattaataatgttttaaaagttacatcagtccaaattaatttaaaaagtcactcataaattgtgacatacgtttgaattcaattttgtttcttcggggtcattcattaattacgtaaggacaattttggcaatttttgaccttcccttccccctatgtaatggtatgtaagactcccccccccccatcttacgtaagattcttttttttcttcacaataataaaataacaaatattgcatcactgggatcgttcttaaattaactatcattatttttttttaacatttttgagtaaagaaatgtttactgtaaggaatctagaccgaatgttttttcgacaaataatttttgtatataatgcgataataattaaaaataagacatgcaaaacacagtgcgattcttttattatattttacacgtttcattctttgaaacacaagtaaaaaacagctcatcctataatacatacttttaccttcctgaagcaaatgaaatataatatttgccaaaccacttgaccgcggattccTATATAAAATAtcagcttggaaaatattacgtaagaatggatctaacccctccccaagcaagggtatgtagagaatttttaaccccctccctctcaggacccttacttaattaatgaatggacCGTTACACATGAATGAGTGTAATACACAAAGttcatgatactctttaaagtttattatacacaaaacaatatttgattaatttaaaattatgcagtggttggagctccgaccatcgggagcggattcggtatccgacctatagatttgcgcatggtcgggtctgtaacacctgcctaaaatatatatacagtacacacacacaccaaagatggtaacgacggtttcaaatgtcatatttttgattcgatgaacgaaacaaaattgttgatgaaagtttcattaatttggaaggaaaagttacaaaaagttcgccgcaacattgcacgtgggtgatttgtaacgatatacgagcagttcaagacatattaacagttacaagttttaataaaaaagaaaattcttcgcacttaccatgtagtttttgtgcatttcctttagaaatctcattcggcaacaaatattgtttaaattcattaaatggagacatttagatagcgacatgcacttggtattcgcgaccaacgttagttaagcctaacgtggaggtatagaagattctccctaaacaaaatcacgtgacagaatcgaaccaatgaaaatgcttttgagtccttcttttaaagaatgtttttatttttcgctcatcaaaaggattttttccgaatttcacgcgaataaggtcgaattttagtcttggttttttcgtaaagcgtcttttttcgataaagctagcactcagaaagaatgaatgcacccgcaatatatttcactctttttaagagttattttttcgttcttttgaattaagagtgcagagactgactgatttgaattgaaaaattgcgattttccgttcaTTAGTGCACTGCATGCAAAACGAGAacgaaattctaaaataaaaaaatcctttgtaattattgtaaGTAGTAATTGACTTACGTTTACTACTTACTACTTACTTTGTACACTACTTACTACTTACTTTGTAAGTAGTAattgacttacgttagtctggctctgaggtacaaaattaagctttaaaaaatatagtgGTGCAGGGAAAAGGTCTTTTATACGATTTATGTTTTGCGTTCATTGTTAGCTGTTGTCTACAAATGATATCACACTTCACTTTTCTACATCATATTTGACACTCCTCCTTCCgatgtcacaaagtgtcacacttcatcttaACCTCCCCCTCCCGTCACATGTCACGCTACAATATACAAgcattgttgttaaaaaaaatcacacttttttACCCCCTTCCTCCCTTTTGTctcaaactcacaatttcatgaCCTCCCCTCAAAGCGTGATGTTATTTGTGAATAACCTCTATCAAAATAGCTACTGTTTTGCTTTTAAAGTATCAGTCAGTTTTCCATGGAGTtgcctttatttattttcaatttcctgtttatatgcttaaatattattgaatGCTTTTATTCATTTGGAATTCTTGTTCGGATAAAGATTTACTTACAACTTTTTCTTGTCCTTTAATATAACCAATAAATATTTACCAAAAACAACACATTATAAATCAGGAAAACATAtagatgtagaaaaaaaaaattagcacggACAGTCCTTTAAAATTTCCATTCGAGTAAGGTAAACAGTTCTTAAAGTCAAACATTTTCCTTAAAATACCGATTCCCGTCAAATGGTGCCCAGCGCTACtccggctatctaaattattgcatATTATTCTGGCCGGAGAACAGAACGGAGATCAGGTGACGAATGTCCAgaataaaaaagagaaacacGCCTAGAATTGTAAAGGCAATTGTCCCAAACAGcgtcaacaatcactacaaatcgtaattttaatgtaattcctAAAATGTCTCTTTGTGAGTGCgaacatcaaaattttaaaatccacATCAGAAGGAATTCAACAGTTTCTAAACAACGTCAACGGTCCTgttcaaaataccaaaaaaatcGATGAAAACTACCATTAAAATtagagtaagcacaacagttgTTTTTAATTCTCATTtcaatgaggacaatagtacattaaactttacaatagaaaaaagaaaagattgcccAAAATTCCCATTAGAAAAATCACAGCGTTTTCAAGTAACATCGACTTTCCTCTGAAAGTCTACGTCAAGAATAGTTCCAAAACACTTCATCAGAAAAGGTTCAGTagaataaataaaacacattttcaaataagaaTCAATATTTCCCATTGTCGTCATTAAAATAAGAATAGCAGTCTCACAAAATCCTAATTACcatcattaatcc is a window from the Uloborus diversus isolate 005 chromosome 6, Udiv.v.3.1, whole genome shotgun sequence genome containing:
- the LOC129224583 gene encoding neuropeptide Y receptor type 5-like, giving the protein MSSFSFSPNGTEIKLNFSFNFSFAQALDVLDEHFSNDKVFGYSTETIIITCYAVLMVMGLCCNLVVCSVVLTNAKIRSSRNVLVINLNISDIILCVFCMPFTLLVIIRRSWFLGAFLCKMVPFVQASTIFVSAGTVLAIAVDRYNAILSFNPQSPKGGKREMLLSTVIIWITAFVFSVPICIFQGTVPVGLPGLHFYYKCIEMWPSAESKGVYTVLTLVIQFVIPAITLLITHMNIRSHLNARVSQDDSSKTCETPNISVNHEKLKRDLRRNTRATMVLLNISIVFTISWLPWNGLNLLAEFNPNLLGPKELYLAFAVCHMTAMSSSVTNPILYGWLNSNIRREMVRVGWVIAKASSALVSNRSSHSDNYGMTQNNTLIRSSGESTLNKSNSHESHV